A single genomic interval of Burkholderia cepacia ATCC 25416 harbors:
- a CDS encoding four helix bundle protein: MALHNQLPIYRTAYGLLDDVTNLVKNMPRDFKRSIGEKISAECIEIMVLVFRANVAADKAPHLVELLERLQVIELLLRLSMDKRLIARDGYAAAVEKTTSIGKQATGWKNAANRRPLR, translated from the coding sequence GTGGCCCTGCACAACCAACTCCCGATATATCGAACGGCCTACGGGTTGCTCGATGACGTTACCAACCTGGTCAAGAACATGCCCCGCGACTTCAAGCGCAGCATCGGCGAGAAGATCAGCGCGGAGTGCATCGAGATCATGGTGTTGGTGTTTCGCGCGAACGTCGCGGCCGACAAGGCACCCCACCTCGTCGAATTGCTCGAGCGCCTGCAGGTGATCGAGCTGCTGCTTCGGCTCAGCATGGACAAGCGCCTGATCGCACGTGACGGCTACGCAGCTGCCGTCGAGAAGACGACGAGCATCGGGAAGCAGGCCACCGGCTGGAAGAACGCCGCAAACCGTCGCCCGCTCCGCTAA
- a CDS encoding DUF1566 domain-containing protein produces the protein MTITLEQIEADHARIGAMIDEFKKQPRATEYHVDAVTIPLAAGERIAGPILLEDGSLSHYLILLPGGAEDLDWEAAKAWAAERGGELPTRREQSLLFANLKGEFEPAYYWSGERHESNSGWAWYQYFGDGHQYGSRQYDELRARAVRRFIPSVF, from the coding sequence ATGACGATCACGCTCGAACAGATCGAAGCAGATCACGCGCGCATCGGCGCGATGATCGACGAGTTCAAGAAGCAGCCGCGCGCGACCGAGTATCACGTCGACGCCGTCACGATCCCGCTCGCGGCCGGCGAGCGCATCGCCGGGCCGATCCTTCTCGAAGATGGCTCGTTGAGCCACTACCTGATTCTCCTGCCGGGGGGGGCCGAAGATCTGGACTGGGAGGCGGCGAAGGCGTGGGCCGCCGAACGTGGCGGCGAACTGCCGACGCGGCGGGAGCAATCTCTCCTATTCGCCAACCTGAAGGGTGAATTCGAGCCGGCCTATTACTGGTCCGGTGAGCGCCATGAATCGAATTCCGGCTGGGCGTGGTACCAGTACTTCGGCGATGGCCACCAGTACGGCAGCCGCCAGTACGACGAGTTGCGCGCCCGAGCCGTCCGCAGATTTATCCCTTCAGTTTTTTGA
- a CDS encoding DUF1566 domain-containing protein has product MQIQLPTLADGEVYLGGFVDRNGDVTHTILLPGENDRGTWQEQMDWAKSRGGDLPTRAELVIAYEQHRDLFEKAAYWSNTPDDDPDFAGWAWCQHFNGGYQDGYHQGNELRARAVRRLSI; this is encoded by the coding sequence ATGCAGATCCAGCTTCCCACGCTCGCCGACGGCGAGGTCTACCTCGGCGGCTTCGTCGACAGGAATGGCGACGTCACGCACACGATCCTGCTGCCCGGCGAGAACGATCGCGGGACGTGGCAGGAACAGATGGACTGGGCCAAGAGCCGCGGTGGAGACCTGCCGACGCGCGCCGAGCTCGTGATCGCATACGAGCAGCACCGCGACCTGTTCGAGAAGGCTGCGTACTGGTCGAACACGCCGGACGATGACCCGGATTTCGCCGGCTGGGCGTGGTGCCAGCACTTCAACGGTGGCTACCAGGACGGCTACCACCAGGGCAACGAGTTGCGCGCCCGGGCCGTCCGCAGATTGTCGATTTAA